The following proteins come from a genomic window of Lolium rigidum isolate FL_2022 chromosome 5, APGP_CSIRO_Lrig_0.1, whole genome shotgun sequence:
- the LOC124655128 gene encoding uncharacterized protein LOC124655128, translated as MQPSRKVARVDTAEIKSRLVRKIGHQRADLYFHSLKKFLGFQLGKSEFDKICVTALGKENIKLHNFLVRSILGNACMSLGPPPSRQTPTGNSQTSTVTNGPLASGVPLARRVRPVGSRDRRFGDKPSPLGKSPLGHPGAGEFVSVEEGEEVDQARGSPVCVQSQSPIRAPLGIPPKAQNSQPPTSYASEVCYSNGELPDTQYLSKLLENKLKAEGLSISLDSADLLNSGLNVYISQMLKSCLGVAKARGNTTRTREANGSAAAVNGGRNNGSASDLGCSYQASLLDLCTAVQSNPQLLGCDYARQYEKITSHLLDN; from the coding sequence ATGCAGCCGTCCAGGAAAGTTGCTCGCGTCGACACGGCCGAGATAAAGTCTCGGCTAGTCAGGAAGATCGGCCACCAGCGCGCCGACCTCTACTTCCACAGCCTGAAGAAGTTCCTGGGGTTTCAGCTTGGCAAGAGCGAGTTTGACAAGATCTGTGTGACTGCACTGGGGAAGGAGAACATTAAGCTTCACAACTTCCTCGTCCGGTCGATCCTCGGCAATGCTTGTATGTCGCTGGGGCCGCCGCCCAGCAGGCAGACGCCCACCGGGAATTCGCAGACTAGCACCGTGACGAACGGGCCGTTGGCAAGTGGCGTGCCGCTGGCGAGAAGGGTGCGACCGGTGGGTAGCCGGGACAGGAGGTTCGGAGATAAGCCAAGTCCGCTTGGAAAGTCCCCTCTTGGCCATCCAGGGGCCGGGGAGTTTGTGTCTGTGGAGGAAGGCGAGGAGGTTGACCAAGCCAGGGGAAGCCCGGTGTGTGTGCAGAGTCAGAGCCCGATCAGGGCTCCGCTGGGAATCCCCCCCAAGGCTCAGAATTCTCAGCCTCCGACCTCTTATGCTTCAGAGGTCTGCTACAGCAATGGTGAATTGCCAGATACACAGTACCTGTCGAAGCTACTTGAGAATAAGCTGAAGGCCGAAGGCCTTAGCATATCCCTAGACTCTGCTGATTTGCTGAACTCTGGGCTGAATGTGTACATAAGTCAGATGCTCAAGTCTTGTTTGGGTGTTGCCAAAGCAAGAGGAAACACAACTAGGACGCGTGAAGCTAATGGGAGCGCTGCTGCTGTAAATGGTGGGAGGAATAATGGCTCTGCTTCAGATTTAGGCTGCTCCTACCAAGCTTCACTGCTAGATCTTTGCACAGCCGTACAGTCTAATCCTCAGTTACTGGGGTGCGACTACGCCAGGCAATACGAGAAGATCACTTCTCACCTTCTTGACAACTAA